A single window of Ananas comosus cultivar F153 linkage group 17, ASM154086v1, whole genome shotgun sequence DNA harbors:
- the LOC109722788 gene encoding protein FLOWERING LOCUS T-like produces MSRDPLVVGHVVGDVLDPFVKIASLRVFYSNRELTNGSELKPSQVANEPRIEIGGRDIRTFYTLVMVDPDSPSPSNPTKREYLHWLVTDIPETTNATFGNEVVCYESPCPTAGIHRFVLVLFRQSVRQTVDAPGWRSNFNMRDFAAFYNLGPPVAAVFFNCQRENGCGGRRYQPGSGWN; encoded by the exons ATGTCGAGGGATCCGCTTGTTGTTGGACACGTGGTTGGCGATGTTTTGGACCCTTTTGTGAAGATTGCATCACTGAGGGTGTTCTATAGCAATCGGGAGCTGACAAATGGGTCCGAGCTCAAGCCGTCGCAGGTAGCGAATGAGCCACGGATTGAAATTGGAGGGCGTGATATCAGGACCTTTTACACACTT GTGATGGTGGACCCTGACTCACCAAGCCCTAGCAATCCAACCAAAAGGGAGTATCTTCATTG GTTGGTGACAGACATACCAGAAACAACTAACGCCACTTTTG GGAATGAAGTCGTCTGCTACGAAAGCCCCTGTCCAACTGCCGGGATTCACCGCTTTGTGTTGGTGTTGTTCCGCCAATCGGTGCGACAAACCGTGGATGCACCGGGGTGGAGATCAAACTTCAACATGAGGGACTTTGCAGCATTTTACAACCTCGGGCCGCCCGTGGCCGCTGTGTTCTTTAACTGCCAAAGGGAGAATGGCTGTGGTGGGAGAAG GTACCAGCCTGGAAGCGGATGGAACTAA